From one Azospirillum ramasamyi genomic stretch:
- the murC gene encoding UDP-N-acetylmuramate--L-alanine ligase has translation MRALPLSIGTIHFVGIGGIGMSGIAEVLRNLGYTVQGSDLAENANVKRLRELGIKVFVGHRGENIAGAAVVVVSSAVKRDNPEVVAARAALVPVVRRAEMLGELMRLKWAIAIGGTHGKTTTTSMVGHMLEHANLDPTVINGGIINAYGSNTRLGTGDWMVVEADESDGTFVKLPACIAVVTNMDPEHLDFYGTFDNARAAFDSFVQNIPFYGFAALCIDHPEVQAMIPRVSDRRIVTYGFSPQADIRAVNVELGPEGAKYDVLIYDRHSGESRAIAGVRLPMYGPHNVQNSLACFAVGNEMGLPDVVMRDSMAKFQGVKRRFTKTGEANGITVIDDYGHHPVEIAAVLKAARTAGTGRTIAVVQPHRYSRLAGLFEEFCTCFNDADAVIVADVYAAGEAPIEGVSRDSLVEGLRMHGHRHVVALHNQQELAQVVREMAKPGDFVVCLGAGNITQWANALPGELSAIYGTTR, from the coding sequence ATGCGCGCCCTCCCCCTCTCGATCGGCACCATCCACTTCGTCGGCATCGGCGGCATCGGCATGAGCGGCATCGCCGAGGTTCTGCGGAACCTGGGCTATACCGTCCAGGGCTCCGACCTTGCCGAGAACGCCAACGTCAAGCGCCTGCGCGAGCTGGGCATCAAGGTGTTCGTCGGCCATCGCGGCGAGAACATCGCCGGCGCCGCCGTGGTCGTCGTCTCCTCCGCCGTTAAGCGCGACAACCCGGAAGTGGTCGCCGCCCGCGCAGCGCTGGTGCCGGTGGTGCGCCGCGCCGAGATGCTGGGCGAGTTGATGCGCCTGAAATGGGCGATCGCCATCGGCGGCACCCATGGCAAGACCACGACCACCTCGATGGTCGGCCATATGCTGGAGCATGCCAACCTCGACCCGACCGTCATCAACGGCGGCATCATCAACGCCTACGGCTCCAACACCCGGCTCGGCACCGGCGACTGGATGGTGGTCGAGGCGGACGAGAGCGACGGCACCTTCGTGAAGCTGCCGGCCTGCATCGCCGTCGTCACCAACATGGATCCGGAGCATCTGGACTTCTACGGCACCTTCGACAACGCGCGCGCCGCCTTCGACAGCTTCGTCCAGAACATCCCCTTCTACGGCTTCGCCGCGCTCTGCATCGACCATCCCGAGGTGCAGGCGATGATCCCCCGCGTGTCGGACCGCCGCATCGTCACCTACGGCTTCTCGCCGCAGGCCGACATCCGCGCGGTGAACGTCGAGCTGGGCCCCGAAGGCGCCAAGTACGACGTGCTGATCTACGACCGCCACAGCGGCGAGAGCCGCGCCATCGCCGGCGTGCGCCTGCCGATGTACGGGCCGCACAACGTCCAGAACTCGCTGGCCTGCTTCGCGGTCGGCAACGAGATGGGCCTGCCCGACGTGGTGATGCGCGACAGCATGGCCAAGTTCCAGGGCGTGAAGCGCCGCTTCACCAAGACCGGCGAGGCCAACGGCATCACCGTCATCGACGATTACGGCCACCACCCGGTGGAGATCGCCGCGGTGCTGAAGGCCGCGCGCACCGCCGGCACCGGCCGCACCATCGCCGTGGTCCAGCCGCACCGCTATTCGCGCCTCGCCGGCCTGTTCGAGGAGTTCTGCACCTGCTTCAACGACGCCGACGCCGTGATCGTCGCCGACGTCTATGCCGCCGGTGAGGCTCCCATCGAAGGCGTCAGCCGCGACAGCCTGGTGGAGGGCCTGCGCATGCACGGCCACCGCCATGTCGTCGCCCTGCACAACCAGCAGGAGCTGGCCCAGGTCGTGCGCGAGATGGCCAAGCCCGGCGACTTCGTCGTCTGCCTGGGCGCCGGCAACATCACCCAATGGGCCAATGCCCTGCCGGGCGAGCTGTCCGCCATTTACGGCACCACGCGATGA
- a CDS encoding D-alanine--D-alanine ligase — MTEALLHAHKKHVAVLMGGWSAEREVSLVSGAGVAKALEEEGYRVTAIDVQRDLGGLMNALTNPRPDVVFNALHGRGGEDGTIQGVLEFLGLPYTHSGVQAAAIAMDKAMTKRVLDTVGIRSPKGMVLSRGEITGGTHPMPAPYIVKPVDEGSTVGVTLVREGQNSPVGDAWTFGERALVEEFIPGRELTVGVMGDRALAVTEIVFQAQLYDYTAKYSAGHAVHTIPAAIPEAVAEEAKRLAVLAHRTLGCRGVSRSDFRWDDGRPGTDGLYFLEINNQPGMTPLSLVPEQAAHVGISYGALVGWLVENAACQLA; from the coding sequence ATGACCGAAGCCCTGCTCCACGCCCACAAGAAGCATGTCGCCGTCCTGATGGGCGGCTGGTCGGCCGAGCGCGAGGTGTCGCTGGTCAGCGGGGCCGGCGTCGCCAAGGCGCTGGAGGAGGAAGGCTACCGCGTCACCGCCATCGACGTGCAGCGCGATCTGGGCGGGCTGATGAACGCCCTGACCAACCCGCGCCCCGACGTGGTGTTCAACGCCCTGCACGGTCGCGGCGGCGAGGACGGGACGATCCAGGGCGTGCTGGAGTTCCTGGGCCTGCCCTACACCCATTCCGGCGTCCAGGCGGCGGCCATCGCCATGGACAAGGCGATGACCAAGCGGGTGCTCGACACCGTGGGTATCCGCTCCCCCAAAGGAATGGTGCTCTCCCGTGGCGAGATCACCGGCGGTACCCACCCCATGCCGGCGCCCTATATCGTCAAGCCTGTGGACGAAGGCTCGACCGTTGGCGTAACCCTGGTCCGCGAGGGGCAGAACAGCCCGGTCGGCGACGCGTGGACCTTCGGTGAGCGTGCGCTGGTCGAGGAGTTCATCCCAGGTCGCGAACTGACCGTGGGCGTCATGGGTGACCGCGCTTTGGCGGTGACCGAGATCGTCTTCCAGGCTCAGCTCTACGACTATACCGCGAAATACAGCGCCGGCCACGCCGTCCACACCATCCCCGCCGCGATCCCCGAGGCCGTGGCGGAGGAGGCGAAGCGGCTGGCGGTGTTGGCGCACCGCACCCTGGGCTGCCGGGGTGTCTCGCGCAGCGACTTCCGCTGGGATGACGGCCGGCCGGGAACCGACGGTCTGTACTTCCTGGAGATCAACAACCAGCCGGGCATGACGCCCCTGTCGCTGGTGCCCGAACAGGCGGCGCATGTGGGAATCTCCTACGGCGCGCTGGTCGGCTGGCTCGTGGAGAATGCCGCATGTCAGCTCGCCTGA
- a CDS encoding cell division protein FtsQ/DivIB, whose translation MSARLMADPDFRAAAGARARDEMPTPPRAMAASAQKGKRRRAWPRWTRSAVKAALILVPVLGLTAAAGSAWNRGTLADTLEAARESVIRTTGELGFSLSEILVVGRSETEREAVLDALGVRRGEPILSIDLAEAKQRLEELPWVSSASIERRLPGFLYIRLSERQPMAIWQHERQFTVIDRAGRPLADAAELARRGNQRIETLPQVVGANAPQQVHTLLSALDNAPTVAPLLSSASWISDRRWNLQLSNGVTVKLPEGNAEMRRALLQLERMHAASHVLDRDIVAIDLRLPGRAAIQTSATAQLPGWEDESKKKNGKKS comes from the coding sequence ATGTCAGCTCGCCTGATGGCCGATCCGGATTTCCGCGCCGCCGCCGGCGCGCGCGCCCGGGACGAGATGCCGACCCCGCCGCGCGCCATGGCCGCGTCGGCGCAGAAAGGCAAGCGCCGCCGCGCCTGGCCGCGCTGGACCCGCTCGGCCGTCAAGGCGGCGCTGATCCTGGTGCCGGTGCTGGGGCTGACCGCCGCCGCCGGCTCCGCCTGGAATCGCGGCACCCTGGCCGACACGCTGGAGGCGGCGCGGGAAAGCGTCATCCGGACCACCGGCGAGCTGGGCTTCAGCCTGTCGGAGATCCTGGTGGTCGGCCGCAGCGAGACGGAGCGCGAGGCCGTGCTCGACGCGCTGGGCGTCCGCCGGGGCGAGCCGATCCTGTCCATCGACCTGGCCGAGGCCAAACAGCGGCTGGAAGAACTTCCCTGGGTGTCGTCGGCCTCCATTGAGCGCCGTCTGCCCGGTTTCCTCTACATCCGCCTGTCGGAACGCCAGCCGATGGCGATCTGGCAGCATGAGCGGCAGTTCACCGTCATCGACCGGGCCGGCCGTCCGCTGGCCGACGCGGCGGAACTGGCCCGCCGCGGCAACCAGCGCATCGAGACGCTGCCCCAGGTGGTCGGCGCCAACGCCCCGCAGCAGGTCCACACCCTGCTCTCGGCGCTGGACAACGCCCCCACGGTCGCCCCGCTGCTGTCCTCGGCCAGCTGGATCAGCGACCGGCGCTGGAACCTGCAGCTCAGCAACGGCGTGACGGTGAAGCTGCCAGAAGGCAACGCGGAGATGCGCCGCGCCCTTCTCCAGCTGGAGCGGATGCATGCGGCCAGCCATGTGCTGGACCGCGACATCGTCGCCATCGACCTGCGGCTGCCGGGCCGCGCCGCGATCCAGACCTCCGCCACCGCCCAGCTTCCCGGCTGGGAGGATGAGTCGAAGAAGAAGAACGGCAAGAAATCGTAA
- a CDS encoding bacteriohemerythrin translates to MEPIQWSRWMSVGNDALDEDHRVLIAIVNKLYDEANRQDPALIEAILDELIAYTRHHFAEEEAQMQRLNYPTFAAHKALHDNLTRQVEGYRDDFRANGGSISGEEVFLFCSGWLGKHILKEDTRFGEYADSGAELTAAGWGRSLSRPGDGNFSAI, encoded by the coding sequence ATGGAGCCAATTCAGTGGTCGCGCTGGATGAGTGTCGGCAACGATGCGCTGGACGAGGATCACCGCGTCCTGATCGCCATCGTCAACAAGCTGTATGACGAGGCCAACCGCCAGGATCCCGCTCTGATCGAAGCGATCCTGGACGAGTTGATCGCCTATACCCGTCACCATTTCGCGGAGGAGGAGGCGCAGATGCAGCGCCTGAATTACCCCACCTTCGCCGCGCACAAGGCTCTGCACGACAACCTGACCCGGCAGGTCGAAGGCTACCGCGACGACTTCCGCGCCAACGGCGGCTCGATCAGCGGCGAGGAGGTTTTCCTGTTCTGCTCCGGCTGGCTCGGCAAGCACATCCTGAAGGAGGACACCCGCTTTGGCGAATATGCCGACAGCGGAGCGGAGTTGACGGCGGCGGGGTGGGGGCGCTCCCTCTCCCGTCCTGGAGACGGCAATTTCAGCGCCATCTAA
- the murB gene encoding UDP-N-acetylmuramate dehydrogenase, producing the protein MSAPPDGHLIGRMPAVRGRLSADAPLAPVTWFRVGGPAEVMFRPADADDLADFLAALPAEVPVTVIGVASNLLVRDGGVPGVTIRLGRGFTDILADGTTLTAGAAALDLNVAMVARDAGVSGLEFLSGIPGTIGGALRMNGGAYGRELADVLVSATAVARDGRRLEFSHAGMGFTYRHSAAPEDCIFTGAVLRGEPGNPLEIARRMAEISDKRADSQPVRSRTGGSTFKNPDPATSGGRKAWELIDGAGCRGLSIGDAQVSEKHCNFLINNGTATAAQLEALGEEVRRRVFETSGVTLEWEIKRIGIPADGGHG; encoded by the coding sequence ATGAGCGCCCCTCCTGACGGCCATCTGATCGGACGCATGCCCGCCGTGCGCGGGCGGCTGAGCGCCGACGCCCCGCTGGCGCCGGTGACATGGTTCCGCGTCGGCGGCCCGGCGGAGGTGATGTTCCGCCCGGCCGATGCCGACGACCTCGCCGATTTCCTGGCGGCCCTGCCGGCCGAGGTGCCGGTGACGGTGATCGGCGTCGCCTCCAACCTGCTGGTTCGGGACGGCGGCGTGCCGGGCGTCACCATCCGGCTTGGCCGCGGCTTCACCGACATCCTGGCGGATGGGACGACGCTGACCGCCGGTGCGGCGGCGCTCGACCTCAACGTCGCCATGGTCGCCCGTGACGCCGGCGTCTCCGGGCTGGAGTTCCTGTCGGGCATTCCCGGCACCATCGGCGGCGCCCTGCGCATGAACGGCGGCGCCTATGGCCGCGAGCTGGCCGATGTGCTGGTTTCCGCCACCGCGGTCGCGCGGGACGGCCGGCGGCTGGAGTTCAGCCATGCCGGCATGGGCTTCACCTACCGCCACAGCGCGGCGCCGGAGGATTGCATCTTCACCGGCGCGGTCCTGCGCGGTGAACCCGGCAATCCGCTGGAGATCGCCCGCCGCATGGCAGAGATCTCCGACAAGCGCGCCGACAGCCAGCCCGTCCGCTCGCGCACCGGCGGCTCGACCTTCAAGAATCCCGACCCCGCGACATCCGGGGGCCGCAAGGCGTGGGAGCTGATCGACGGGGCCGGCTGCCGCGGCCTGTCCATCGGCGACGCGCAGGTTTCCGAAAAGCACTGCAACTTCCTCATCAACAACGGCACGGCCACCGCCGCACAGCTGGAAGCGCTGGGCGAGGAGGTCCGCCGCCGGGTGTTCGAAACCAGCGGCGTGACGCTGGAATGGGAAATCAAGCGCATCGGCATTCCCGCCGATGGAGGCCACGGATGA
- the ftsA gene encoding cell division protein FtsA, giving the protein MGFNGAKKPKRPARGGIVTALDVGSTKVCCVIARMEEPGSLRVIGVGHQIATGIRAGTIIDMDAAETAIGAAVHAAEQMAGETVHDVVVNLSMGNPRSHGFTATVPVSGQEVTEGDIRRAMAHARTLQAGPDQALIHTIPLGFSLDGSRGIRDPKGMSGHSLGAQLHVVTAAKGAILTLGACIGRCHLHVESVVVSPFASGLACLVEDEMEMGAACVDIGGGTTTISIFSEGNLVWTGFVPLGGRHVTNDIAHGLATPLAHAERLKVLYGSARVNPADEREMIEVPQIGEDERSGSGTASHPRSFLVSIIQARMEEIFEEVRSAIEQSGHSRLVGRRVVLTGGASQLPNTRDMAAPILDKQVRIARPTRIAGLNEAHGGPAFATVTGLLLHAVRNPTELMVTGQDVVASTGLIGRVGLWLRENL; this is encoded by the coding sequence ATGGGATTCAACGGTGCCAAGAAGCCGAAGCGGCCGGCCCGTGGCGGGATCGTCACGGCGCTCGACGTCGGCTCGACGAAGGTGTGCTGCGTCATCGCGCGGATGGAGGAGCCCGGCTCCCTCCGCGTGATCGGCGTCGGACACCAGATCGCCACGGGAATCCGCGCCGGGACCATCATCGACATGGATGCGGCGGAAACCGCGATCGGCGCCGCCGTGCATGCCGCCGAACAGATGGCCGGCGAGACGGTGCACGACGTGGTGGTCAACCTGTCGATGGGGAACCCGCGCTCGCACGGCTTCACCGCCACCGTCCCCGTTTCCGGCCAGGAGGTGACGGAGGGCGACATCCGCCGCGCCATGGCGCATGCCCGCACCCTGCAGGCCGGCCCCGATCAGGCGCTGATCCACACCATACCGCTGGGCTTCAGCCTGGACGGCAGCCGCGGCATCCGCGACCCCAAGGGCATGAGCGGCCATTCGCTGGGCGCCCAGCTGCATGTGGTCACGGCGGCCAAGGGCGCCATCCTGACGCTGGGCGCCTGCATCGGACGCTGCCATCTGCATGTCGAGTCCGTCGTGGTCAGCCCCTTCGCCTCGGGCCTCGCCTGTCTGGTGGAGGACGAGATGGAGATGGGGGCGGCCTGCGTCGACATCGGCGGCGGCACCACCACCATCTCGATCTTCTCCGAAGGCAATCTGGTGTGGACCGGCTTCGTGCCCCTGGGCGGCCGGCATGTCACCAACGACATCGCCCACGGCCTGGCCACGCCGCTGGCACATGCCGAACGGCTGAAGGTGCTCTACGGCAGCGCACGGGTGAACCCGGCCGACGAGCGCGAGATGATCGAGGTCCCGCAGATCGGCGAGGACGAGCGCAGCGGCAGCGGCACCGCCAGCCACCCGCGCTCCTTCCTGGTCAGCATCATCCAGGCGCGGATGGAGGAGATCTTCGAAGAGGTGCGCAGCGCCATCGAGCAGTCGGGCCATTCCCGGCTGGTCGGCCGGCGCGTCGTGCTGACCGGCGGCGCCAGCCAGTTGCCCAACACGCGCGACATGGCCGCCCCGATCCTGGACAAGCAGGTCCGCATCGCCCGTCCCACCCGGATCGCCGGCCTCAACGAGGCGCATGGCGGACCGGCCTTCGCGACGGTCACGGGCCTTCTCCTACACGCCGTCCGCAACCCGACGGAGCTGATGGTGACCGGCCAGGATGTGGTCGCGTCCACCGGGCTCATCGGACGCGTCGGCCTGTGGCTGCGGGAGAATCTGTAG
- the ftsZ gene encoding cell division protein FtsZ produces the protein MINVTIPQIEPELKPRITVFGVGGAGGNAVNNMIKSNLEGVDFVVGNTDAQALKGSLCEKRIQLGTGTTRGLGAGSKPDVGRASAEEQIDEIVQYLEGSNMVFITAGMGGGTGTGAAPVIARAARERGILTVGVVTKPFHFEGGHRMRLAEGGIAELQQYVDTLIIIPNQNLFRIANEKTTFADAFKMADDVLHSGVRGVTDLMVMPGLINLDFADIRSVMTEMGKAMMGTGEASGERRAIEAAEAAISNPLLDDVSMKGARGVLINITGGYDMTLFEVDEAANRVRDEVDPDANIIFGSTFDSSLDGVMRVSVVATGIDAAAMSNPRTLHPVNLSLVPGDRAKKPLAPGNLTGAPTAPAGAPGSPIPSAAIGLRTPQPVTAGAAAIQHDPAQQQAPQQQEAPKPTGGPLHGENQGGHFFAPKPADAGPRQPVTVGAAPLSAPQPQPQQHAPQAHQQPQPPQQQPAPAPQAHQHHHAAPQAHQPHPGGLSVGPAPMPAPAPEPAPARKGNFLFGLVTGLGRSKSEPAPQPAPQAYPQQPAPQQYQPQQGYPQQQPSYPQQPQAPQAYQPAPSYPTSPQQAPVYPQQQSAPQQAPQASSYPAAPQQMAPAPRADAKPGEQEELDIPAFLRRQAN, from the coding sequence ATGATCAACGTGACCATTCCCCAGATCGAGCCCGAGCTGAAGCCGCGCATCACCGTGTTCGGCGTCGGCGGGGCCGGCGGCAACGCCGTCAACAACATGATCAAGTCGAACCTGGAAGGCGTGGACTTCGTCGTCGGCAACACCGACGCGCAGGCGCTGAAGGGTTCGCTGTGCGAAAAGCGCATCCAGCTGGGCACCGGCACCACCCGCGGGCTCGGCGCCGGCTCCAAGCCGGATGTCGGCCGTGCGTCCGCCGAGGAGCAGATCGACGAGATCGTCCAGTATCTCGAAGGCTCCAACATGGTGTTCATCACCGCCGGCATGGGCGGCGGCACCGGCACCGGCGCGGCTCCCGTCATCGCCCGCGCGGCCCGCGAACGCGGCATCCTGACCGTCGGCGTCGTCACCAAGCCCTTCCATTTCGAGGGCGGCCACCGCATGCGGCTGGCCGAGGGCGGCATCGCCGAGCTGCAGCAGTATGTCGACACCCTGATCATCATCCCGAACCAGAACCTGTTCCGCATCGCCAACGAGAAGACGACCTTCGCGGACGCCTTCAAGATGGCCGACGACGTTCTGCATTCGGGCGTGCGCGGCGTCACCGACCTGATGGTGATGCCCGGCCTGATCAACCTGGACTTCGCCGACATCCGGTCCGTCATGACCGAGATGGGCAAGGCGATGATGGGCACCGGCGAGGCCAGCGGCGAGCGCCGCGCCATCGAGGCCGCCGAGGCCGCCATTTCCAACCCGCTGCTGGACGACGTTTCGATGAAGGGTGCCCGCGGCGTCCTCATCAACATCACCGGCGGCTACGACATGACCCTGTTCGAGGTCGACGAAGCCGCCAACCGCGTCCGTGACGAGGTCGATCCCGACGCCAACATCATCTTCGGTTCGACCTTCGACAGCTCGCTGGACGGCGTGATGCGCGTGTCGGTCGTCGCCACCGGCATCGACGCCGCCGCGATGAGCAACCCGCGCACCCTGCATCCGGTCAACCTGTCGCTCGTCCCCGGCGACCGCGCCAAGAAGCCGCTGGCTCCCGGCAACCTGACCGGCGCCCCCACCGCCCCGGCCGGCGCCCCCGGTTCGCCCATCCCCAGCGCCGCCATCGGCCTGCGCACCCCGCAGCCGGTGACCGCCGGCGCCGCGGCGATCCAGCACGACCCGGCCCAGCAGCAGGCCCCCCAACAGCAGGAGGCGCCGAAGCCGACCGGCGGTCCGTTGCACGGCGAGAACCAGGGCGGCCATTTCTTCGCGCCGAAGCCGGCCGATGCCGGCCCGCGCCAGCCGGTGACCGTCGGCGCCGCCCCGCTGTCTGCTCCGCAGCCCCAGCCGCAGCAACACGCGCCGCAGGCTCACCAGCAGCCGCAACCGCCCCAGCAGCAGCCGGCCCCGGCTCCGCAGGCCCACCAGCACCACCACGCCGCCCCGCAGGCCCACCAGCCGCATCCGGGCGGCCTGTCGGTCGGCCCGGCCCCGATGCCGGCCCCCGCGCCGGAACCGGCCCCGGCCCGCAAGGGGAACTTCCTGTTCGGTCTGGTGACCGGCCTCGGCCGCAGCAAGTCGGAACCGGCCCCGCAGCCCGCGCCGCAGGCCTACCCGCAGCAACCGGCCCCGCAGCAGTACCAGCCGCAGCAGGGCTATCCGCAGCAGCAGCCGTCCTACCCGCAGCAGCCGCAGGCGCCCCAGGCCTATCAGCCGGCCCCGTCCTACCCGACCTCTCCGCAGCAGGCCCCGGTCTATCCCCAGCAGCAGTCGGCTCCGCAGCAGGCCCCGCAGGCTTCCAGCTATCCGGCCGCTCCGCAGCAGATGGCCCCGGCCCCGCGCGCCGATGCCAAGCCGGGTGAGCAGGAGGAACTGGACATCCCGGCCTTCCTGCGCCGCCAGGCGAACTGA
- the lpxC gene encoding UDP-3-O-acyl-N-acetylglucosamine deacetylase gives MANDRSNADGMFQQTLKKSVTIAGVGLHSGVIVTLTISPADANCGITFHRTDIRGAAGVIPARWDTVVDTRLCTVIGNEHGTTVGTIEHLMSALAGCGIDNAVVSLDGIEVPIMDGSAAPFVAAIEQAGIAVQKAPRRVIRILKPVVIGDGVKSASFTPDVATTYSFEIDFESAAISRQARALEIDTDSFKDEISRARTFGFLHEVEGLRKMGLARGGSLDNAVVISGDTVMNAEGLRFSDEFVRHKILDAVGDLYLAGAPIVGHFHGVRSGHALNNQLLRALFTDRSAWRYETAVALTVARRGLEQLAVA, from the coding sequence GTGGCCAACGATCGCAGCAACGCGGACGGCATGTTCCAGCAGACCCTGAAGAAGTCGGTGACGATCGCCGGCGTCGGTCTGCATTCGGGCGTCATCGTCACGTTGACGATTTCCCCGGCCGATGCGAATTGCGGGATCACCTTCCATCGCACCGACATCCGCGGTGCCGCCGGCGTCATTCCGGCGCGCTGGGACACGGTGGTCGATACCCGCCTGTGCACCGTGATCGGTAACGAACATGGCACCACCGTCGGCACGATCGAGCATCTGATGTCCGCGCTGGCCGGCTGCGGCATCGACAATGCCGTCGTTTCGCTGGACGGCATCGAGGTGCCGATCATGGACGGCAGCGCCGCCCCCTTCGTCGCCGCCATCGAGCAGGCCGGCATCGCCGTGCAGAAGGCGCCCCGTCGCGTCATCCGCATCCTGAAGCCGGTCGTCATCGGCGACGGCGTGAAGAGCGCGTCCTTCACCCCCGACGTCGCCACCACCTACAGCTTCGAGATCGACTTCGAAAGCGCCGCCATCTCCCGCCAGGCACGCGCGCTGGAGATCGACACCGACAGCTTCAAGGACGAGATCAGCCGCGCCCGCACCTTCGGCTTCCTGCACGAGGTCGAGGGGCTGCGCAAGATGGGCCTCGCCCGCGGCGGCTCGCTCGACAACGCGGTGGTCATCTCCGGCGACACGGTGATGAACGCCGAGGGCCTGCGCTTCAGCGACGAGTTCGTGCGCCACAAGATCCTGGACGCCGTCGGCGACCTGTATCTGGCCGGTGCGCCCATCGTCGGGCATTTCCATGGCGTGCGCTCCGGCCATGCCCTGAACAACCAGCTGCTGCGTGCCCTGTTCACCGACCGCAGCGCCTGGCGCTACGAGACGGCGGTTGCGCTGACGGTCGCGCGCCGCGGCCTGGAACAGCTGGCGGTCGCCTGA